The genomic stretch gaaaatgaaacgaGCCAGAACAACGCGGCATACGAAGATTGAGGAAGCTTTGTTGAAgtggtttaaatatcaaaggACAAATAATGTGCCAATAAATGGACCAATTCTTCAACAAAAAGCAAACGATTTTGCTCAACGTTTTGGTGAAGATTTTGTTTGCTCGTCTAGTTGGATTCAACGTTTCCGGGCTCGACATGGCATTGTCGGCGGGAAAATGAGTGGTGAAGCTGCCAGTGTGGATAAAGATGCTGTAGACGAATGGATTACGCAAAAGTGGCCTACATTATGCGAAGGCTACAGTCCAGAAGACATTTATAACGCAGACGAAACCGgactttttttacaatatgacACCAGACAGGACTTTAAAATTCAAAGGAGAGAATTGTTCGGGAGGAAAAATGTCCAAGACGAGACTAACGATCATGGTTGCAGCAAATATGACAGGATCTTGTAAAAGGAAGCTTTTAGTTATTGGGAAATCTAAGAAACCAAGATGCTTTAAAAACATACGCTCACTGCCAGTAACGTATGAAAACAATGTGAAGTCATGGATGACAtcggaaatttttgaaaaatggttACGAAACTGGGACGCTGAATTAAAAGCAAACAATAAGAAAGTTCTTCTTTTAGTTGATAATTGTCCTGCTCCTCCGGCTGTTACTAATCTGAAGTGTATTAAACTCGTGTTCTTATCACCAAATGTTACATCTGTACTGCAACCTATGGACCAAGGTGTAATAAGATGTTTAAAATCTCATTATAGAAGACTgcaagtgttaaagttaatacaAAGCATTGACAGTAATAATCAGAACAGCTTTACGGTTCTTGATGCCATCTTGATGATATCCGAAGCATGGGAAAAAGTTTCACAAAAAACTATAGCTAACTGCTTTGGGCATGCAGGTTTTAAAGATCTTACAAGTCTTATAACAAGAACCTCAGATGATGTGATTGACGACGATGAAGAGGACAATATTTCTTTGGCTCAATTAGCCCAAAATTTACGACCTGCTTTATCTACTACTGAAACAGACGAGTTCATTGATGTAGATCAGTCTATTGCAATTTGTGCACCAGCTACGGAGGATGATATTGCACGTGAAGTTCAAGAGGAAAATGAAAATGACCAGGAAGACTCGGAAGAACAATTTACAGTGCCAACTTTGATTGACGGTCTAAATGCTGTTAGTGTATTACGAAAGATTGTTCTTTTTAATGAAGAGTTCCACATGCAGGTAAATTGTGACGATACGCTAATTAAATTCCAACGTGAATTACAAAATGTGTATGCACGACAGAAGTGTTtcaaacaaactaaaattaGCGATTTTATGCatacaaaaatgatattgttcttttatattatacgtttGTATTGAAGTAAACAAAATGCACTTTAATTTCCTAcatgaatatacatattatctttCCTATTAATACCTGTCACCGGTTGTTACAACTATCGGTTTTTACGACTCAATATGAGTAGTCCCTTCGATGTCGTTATAACAGATTTTGACTGTatcttcataatatatatatatataatgaaaatggtctttgtttgaggctctttcaagcctaaaccactgatcgtatccaaatgaaactaccaccattcgatgagaaatttatcctagatggtttatttttttttattgtatttgtaataagatgattataatttatattaattccttttaaaattcacccagcgaagcgggtgggaacggctagttaaatataaaacatagagACCGGAACACAAGTTATTTCCGTTATAAtgatatgtaatatttattgcaTGACTACAaatgaattttaaaacaatCATGTAAAATGAACCCGTTACGATCATTAACAACTTTTTGTAGAGCTGGTGAAAGTTGCCGCGCAGTAGCGAGGATAGAGCTCGCttctataaatatgtattttatattcatttaataggtatacttaatttaaaacataagaaTGTAAATAAGAAAGTAAGTGTTAAATAAAcaagatataataatgtataatactCACACTCCTACGACTCCGGGTAATTCTCCGAAGAAATCCTTCCGCACCTCCGACTTATACTTGACGAGGCACGGCATcgccggtctgaagggcgtggGACCTTCCCGCCTGTACATCCTCTCGATTTCATCAGCATCATAAACGAACAGGAGATCGGGCCTCCCGATTAAACCGCCGAGCCGAGTAATTTTTCCGTATCTTTCCAGGAAAGTCCTCGTGACTTTGGCGAATTCAGATATATCGAATTGTCCTATAACCGGGACCATTCGCCAGGTATTTCCCAGAATCGGGATGGGTTTCGGTCCGGGCACTTCCGAGTAGGGCTTGGCGTTCGCGAAAGCTTCATCCGTGAGAGCGGCGCTCGGAGCCACCTGGGACCTCTGACGTCTCGAGAAGGGGCAGCCCGTGGCGGCCGCGCGGCTGAGGGGCGCGGAGAACGGGCGCGAGGCCCCGCGGAGCGACGCGAGCGAGCGACCCATGGCGGCGACGGTCGCGGGCGGAGTGGCCCGCGACCAGCGACGACAGGCGGTACCGTTCATCGGTGGTCACGGACTCACGGACGAGGCGCGCGGTATCAACTTTCTACATTCACACGGTCGTCGTCACACGACAGTCCGCGTGTAGCATCacttatattatgtttcaacaatgatttattttgtaacataataataaataatacttttagctttcagtatttttataattattaaagctAAACATTGTTTCTGTGCTGTATCACACATTACTGTTACTTGtctagtaaatatatttttctatatagtaTTTATACTAATATTGTTCAACTCTgctttatcaatttttttataattaaacctTACTCCCGATGAGCTCACTTACAAACTGTATCTAGTCTTCtatatatttgtttatgtttaaaacatctcacttttaatattattcggATTTATTGTACTATCTATGTTGTACATCACAAGTATATCAATGATCATCTGAGTCAATTTCGCCGCTTCAAAGGAATTCATTTGGCTCAGTTTCTCTGTTACAGCTTTGCCAATTCGTCCATGCACCGTATTATCGAGACCGAAAGGGTCATGTTGTGCCCCCCGGAACACTCTGAGCAAGCTGTGAGCCACACCACTACATGTCAATCTAGTCTCTTCTGTGCCTGTTATAATCTCTGAATCACTAATATCTGGTGCTTCTAAATCTGATGCAATctttggattaaaaaaaataaattgtcagTATTATATGAAGTGATAAAAAAAGACTAATTGTTGCATGTCAACCACTTAGAACAAGGGCTcctctatttataataataagaaaattacatttttaataatgtctAACACATACATGACTgcatatgaataatttaatattttaaattagatttgaCATTGATTTGCCAATCACATTGATAAAGACTGATACATTTTGTACTCAGGTTGTGAAACTAAGGTTGTTATTATTTCAAACTCCTAACTCaatcattgtaattattatctccacaatatattttaaggaataccctgaaaaatttaattcttaaaaGAAAGTAAGGCCTCAgtatttaaagttatattattatttaaaaacacacAATTAGTGTCTTAAAcaatttatcaaaaattaataaaaatgtattattaaattaaaactccaGTGAAGTGCAGGTTCGAACGGgtggttaaaaaatataacagatGTCTATGTAGATagaaacttttaatattttaaaaaagtagCTAAAGGGTTTCCTTCTCCATGAAACAGCAGCATTCACTGAAATAAACTTCTTGTAAGGACAGAGATTGAGAGATAGCTGGAAGATGCTGGCCATGAAAACTTGGTAAAATGCAGATGCAACTTGTCTCAATCAgcatgaaatatatatttacaagaaGTCCTGATAAGTAGTGAGCATTATGATATTCAGAATTTATTCCTTCACTTGTGATGTGAAACTTGTAAaggtttaattattaaattctaaATCAGTTAGCAGGTTTGTTATTGCAGCTGTATCTTTTGATTCAGTTTCAACTTTACTTTTCTTTAAAGGACCCCACATATTATAATCTCCTCTTGTTTAGAACCCTTATAAACATGCCAcccatttattaatttgtacaaaactatgatttatgACTTCTTCCTTACCTCTGAACATTCACCATTTTGGACCTGAGTACTAATATTACTTctattaacttttaataaaaactgACAAGGCTCCCATAAATGCCAATTAACTTTGTAttcctaaaaaattaaaatagctaCATATAGCCTCATATGGATACAATACAGTTAACTTCAACTCATCAAGTATACAAGAACCATACAATCTTTGTTTCGGAAATACACTCAAAATAGATACAAAATGGGCCTGTTTAACTGAATTGTATGTAATCACTTTAACCCCAATCCCAGGTTAAAGATATAAAGTGTGCAATAAGCATCcaaaaacattttatacacaTGTCATATTATATAAGATGTTTTAATACTATGTGATGGTATTGcccaattaataaaaaatattttcttatatttttttgtttgtctatcaaatttaattttacctTCAAATATTCAGTTAATTAGTAGTGATTAGTGAATGATAAACAACTTGTGCAAATGTCTACTTTGGTGATCGtttttaacaaaagaaaattattgaaTCAATAGTTAGTTGCTAAAACAGCAAATCTTAAATATCAGTTTGTTCATACAAACACTAATGCTttgcaataattaatatttaaattatacaataacaataaaacaccTGACAAACCCTATCCACTGTTGAGTTAAACCCTTTAAATGTAAACCTATTACTGTGTTCTGTACATCAAGGTGGTGTGGAGTTCACTAAttatcacattcactcacaaCTCAGAACGTCAGAACCCACACCTTTTCACCAAGGTGTTTGTTGAGTCTTCAAGtcctttcatatttattttaagacatatttatttattcaattaattaaatggATAACTGTCTACTTTAGTTCAAGAGAACTCCAcaataaaatgagccatacTGCAGGTTTTGAGATTAATTTTCAATAGAAGATTTAGAATAAGAGTCAGTATTAAAATTACCTATTTTATATACTATTACCTCATTTCCCGACTGTGCATTTGTTTTAACTTTTCTTAAATAGTTTGCAAAAGTTGACCGAATGTTTGTCCATCGTTCTTTAA from Leptidea sinapis chromosome 22, ilLepSina1.1, whole genome shotgun sequence encodes the following:
- the LOC126970852 gene encoding tigger transposable element-derived protein 4-like, yielding MTPDRTLKFKGENCSGGKMSKTRLTIMVAANMTGSCKRKLLVIGKSKKPRCFKNIRSLPVTYENNVKSWMTSEIFEKWLRNWDAELKANNKKVLLLVDNCPAPPAVTNLKCIKLVFLSPNVTSVLQPMDQGVIRCLKSHYRRLQVLKLIQSIDSNNQNSFTVLDAILMISEAWEKVSQKTIANCFGHAGFKDLTSLITRTSDDVIDDDEEDNISLAQLAQNLRPALSTTETDEFIDVDQSIAICAPATEDDIAREVQEENENDQEDSEEQFTVPTLIDGLNAVSVLRKIVLFNEEFHMQVNCDDTLIKFQRELQNVYARQKCFKQTKISDFMHTKMILFFYIIRLY
- the LOC126970880 gene encoding uncharacterized protein LOC126970880, giving the protein MISEFAKEKVFWTRKMNLNLVKFIQSKQNIWNPRHPKYTSTVVKDKTYAEFATKYGNNFSGQAVKERWTNIRSTFANYLRKVKTNAQSGNEEYKVNWHLWEPCQFLLKVNRSNISTQVQNGECSEIASDLEAPDISDSEIITGTEETRLTCSGVAHSLLRVFRGAQHDPFGLDNTVHGRIGKAVTEKLSQMNSFEAAKLTQMIIDILVMYNIDSTINPNNIKSEMF